In Brassica rapa cultivar Chiifu-401-42 chromosome A06, CAAS_Brap_v3.01, whole genome shotgun sequence, a single window of DNA contains:
- the LOC103827563 gene encoding plasmodesmata-located protein 6: protein MFCTKTLLFITVLFLLGTFTFAAVDTFVYGGCSQTKYFPGSPYESNVNSLLTSFVSSASLYTYNNFTVNGISGGDGSVYGLYQCRGDLSLGSGDCARCVARAVSRLGSLCAGATGGALQLEGCFVKYDNSTFLGVEDKTVVVRRCGSPVGYNSDEMTRRDSVVGYLSTSSGGSYRVGVSGELQGVAQCTGDLSASECQDCLMEAIGRLKSDCGTAAWGDVYLAKCYARYTGRGGHSRANGYGGNRDNNDDEIQKTLAIIVGLIAGVTLLVVLLSFMSKSCERVKGGK, encoded by the exons ATGTTCTGCACAAAAACGCTTCTCTTTATCACCGTCCTGTTCCTTCTTGGAACATTCACATTCGCCGCCGTCGATACTTTTGTCTACGGTGGCTGCTcgcaaacaaaatattttccgGGATCGCCTTACGAGTCTAACGTCAACTCGCTTCTCACCTCATTCGTCAGCTCAGCTTCTCTCTACACATACAACAACTTCACCGTCAACGGAATCTCCGGCGGCGACGGTTCCGTCTACGGCTTGTACCAGTGTCGCGGCGACCTCTCTTTAGGCTCCGGCGACTGCGCTAGGTGCGTCGCTCGAGCCGTTAGCCGTCTCGGAAGTCTCTGCGCCGGCGCTACTGGTGGCGCGTTGCAGCTCGAAGGTTGTTTCGTGAAGTATGACAACTCGACGTTCCTCGGCGTCGAGGATAAGACGGTGGTCGTTAGACGGTGCGGATCACCGGTTGGGTATAACTCGGACGAGATGACTCGGAGGGACTCGGTGGTTGGTTATTTATCGACGAGTAGCGGTGGGTCTTATAGAGTGGGAGTGTCGGGGGAGCTGCAAGGTGTGGCGCAGTGCACCGGAGATCTCAGTGCGAGCGAGTGTCAGGACTGTTTGATGGAAGCGATCGGACGGTTGAAATCTGATTGTGGCACCGCCGCTTGGGGTGACGTTTACTTAGCCAAGTGCTACGCGCGGTACACTGGACGCGGTGGGCACTCGCGAGCCAACGGCTACG GTGGGAATCGTGACAATAATGACGATGAGATACAGAAGACACTTGCAATCATAGTTGGCTTAATTGCTGGAGTTACGTTACTAGttgttttactttcttttatGTCAAAATCGTGCGAGAGAGTTAAAG GTGGAAAATAA